The following are encoded together in the Brassica napus cultivar Da-Ae chromosome A9, Da-Ae, whole genome shotgun sequence genome:
- the LOC106366009 gene encoding CDPK-related kinase 4 translates to MGLCYSRNTSSVKDDEIPVEQPSQTPRLASIPQSPVPSEVNSYASSPFQSPLPAGVAPSPARTPGRKFKWPFPPPSPAKPIMAALRRRRGAPPRPRDEPIPEDSEDVDGVGGERLDKNFGFGKNMEGKYELGKEVGRGHFGHTCWAKAKKGKMKGQTVAVKIISKAKMTSALSIEDVRREVKLLKALSGHKHMVKFYDVYEDNDNVYVVMELCEGGELLDRILARGGKYPEVDAKRILVQILSATAFFHLQGVVHRDLKPENFLFTSRNEDAVLKVIDFGLSDFIRYDQRLNDVVGSAYYVAPEVLHRSYSTEADMWSIGVISYILLCGSRPFYGRTESAIFRCVLRANPNFEDMPWPSISPTGKDFVKRLLNKDHRKRMTAAQALAHPWLRDENPGLLLDFSVYKLVRSYIRASPFRRSALKALAKAIPDEELVFLKAQFMLLDPKDGGLSLNNFTTALTRYATDAMMESKLPDILNTMQPLVQKKLDFEEFCAAGVSVYQLEALEEWEQIATSAFEHFEQEGNRVISVQELAGEMSVGPNAYPLLKDWIRSSDGKLSFLGYAKFLHGVTVRSSSSRPR, encoded by the exons ATGGGTCTCTGCTACAGCCGGAACACCTCCTCCGTCAAAGACGACGAGATCCCCGTCGAGCAGCCGTCGCAAACCCCCCGGCTTGCTTCGATCCCTCAGTCTCCCGTCCCCTCCGAAGTCAACTCCTACGCCAGCAGCCCGTTCCAGAGCCCCTTACCGGCGGGAGTAGCTCCGTCGCCGGCGAGAACTCCGGGACGGAAGTTCAAATGGCCGTTTCCGCCGCCGTCCCCCGCGAAGCCGATCATGGCGGCTCTGAGGCGGAGAAGAGGCGCGCCGCCGCGGCCGAGAGACGAGCCGATCCCGGAGGACAGCGAGGACGTTGACGGCGTCGGAGGGGAGAGGCTGGACAAGAACTTCGGGTTCGGGAAGAACATGGAAGGGAAGTACGAGTTGGGGAAGGAGGTGGGGCGAGGGCATTTTGGTCATACTTGCTGGGCTAAGGCCAAGAAAGGGAAGATGAAGGGGCAGACGGTGGCTGTCAAGATCATCTCCAAAGCTAAG ATGACATCGGCTTTGTCTATTGAAGATGTTCGTAGAGAAGTGAAGTTGCTGAAAGCTTTATCTGGGCATAAGCATATGGTTAAGTTCTATGATGTGTATGAGGACAATGATAACGTCTATGTAGTTATGGA GTTGTGTGAAGGAGGAGAGTTATTGGACAGGATCTTGGCGAG AGGTGGTAAATACCCTGAAGTAGACGCCAAACGTATTCTTGTACAGATTCTATCTGCAACAGCATTTTTTCATCTCCAAGGTGTAGTGCACCGTGACCTGAAGCCAGAG AACTTTCTCTTCACCAGCAGAAACGAGGATGCAGTACTCAAGGTCATAGACTTTGGCTTGTCTGATTTCATTAGATACG ATCAACGGCTCAATGATGTGGTAGGAAGCGCATACTATGTAGCACCAGAAGTACTCCACAGGTCTTACAGCACTGAAGCAGATATGTGGAGCATCGGTGTCATAAGCTACATACTACTCTGTGGAAGCAGACCTTTCTACGGAAGAACTGAATCTGCAATATTCCGTTGTGTGCTTAGAGCAAACCCTAATTTTGAGGATATGCCTTGGCCTTCAATCTCTCCTACTGGTAAAGACTTTGTGAAAAGGCTTTTGAACAAGGATCATAGGAAACGAATGACAGCTGCTCAAGCTCTAG CTCATCCATGGTTACGTGATGAAAACCCTGGTTTGCTTCTTGATTTCTCGGTTTACAAGTTGGTCAGATCCTATATTCGTGCCTCGCCTTTCAGAAGATCAGCACTCAAG gcTCTCGCCAAAGCTATACCTGATGAGGAGCTTGTGTTCCTTAAGGCACAGTTCATGCTCCTAGACCCTAAAGATGGAGGCTTATCTCTTAACAACTTCACAACG GCTTTAACAAGATATGCTACTGATGCTATGATGGAATCAAAGCTTCCTGACATTTTAAACACA ATGCAACCGCTGGTGCAAAAGAAACTGGACTTTGAAGAGTTCTGTGCGGCTGGGGTCAGCGTTTACCAACTGGAAGCTCTTGAAGAATGGGAACAGATTGCAACTTCAGCGTTTGAGCACTTTGAACAAGAAGGAAACCGAGTCATATCCGTCCAAGAACTCGCTGGG gaGATGAGCGTGGGACCAAATGCATATCCTCTGCTCAAGGATTGGATCCGGAGTTCAGATGGGAAGCTGAGTTTCTTGGGGTACGCTAAGTTCTTGCATGGTGTGACTGTACGAAGCTCGAGCTCAAGACCTAGGTGA
- the LOC106366012 gene encoding 6-phosphogluconolactonase 3, chloroplastic-like isoform X1 has translation MCLVGYKSKLPTLPIKKQSSHLFMASSCFLRQILFSSLPTKLPPRSDPLSPKKLSCSSPFTASLSVSSIGRLTNSRRKLSEVKSMSTEKGKEEKKKVEIFDTEENLAVELAKYTADLSDKYCKEKGAFTVVVSGGSLIKSLRKLVEVGSIDWSRWHFFWVDERVVPKHHEDSNYKLAYDAFLSKVPIPPGNVYAINDSLSAEAAAEDYETCLKHLVQTGVIRVSESTGFPKFDLMLLGMGPDGHVASLFPGHGLCGEEKRWVGFVTDSPKPPSERITFTFPVINSSAHVALVVCGSGKAEAVEAALKKTGDVPAGCVSAEEELVWFLDKPACSKL, from the exons ATGTGTTTGGTCGGCTATAAGTCAAAGCTGCCCACTTTGCCTATAAAGAAGCAAAGCTCCCACCTTTTCATGGCTTCTTCTTGTTTCCTTCGTCAGATTCTCTTCTCTTCATTACCCACTAAACTTCCACCTCGATCAGATCCTCTATCACCAAAGAAACTGTCTTGTTCTTCTCCTTTTACTGCGTCTTTATCGGTTTCATCGATCGGGAGATTAACTAATAGTCggagaaag TTATCAGAAGTGAAGAGCATGTCTACAGAAAAAggtaaagaagagaagaagaaagtcgAGATCTTTGACACAGAGGAGAACTTAGCGGTTGAGTTAGCCAAATACACAGCAGATCTCTCCGACAAGTACTGTAAGGAGAAAGGAGCTTTCACCGTCGTTGTCTCCGGCGGTTCCTTAATCAAATCTCTCCG GAAGCTAGTAGAGGTTGGTTCAATAGATTGGTCAAGGTGGCATTTTTTCTGGGTGGACGAGAGAGTTGTCCCTAAGCATCATGAAGACAGCAACTACAAACTTGCTTACGATGCCTTCCTCTCCAAGGTTCCCATTCCTCCTGGAAACGTATACGCAATCAATGATTCTCTCTCGGCCGAGGCAGCAGCGGAGGATTACGAGACGTGTCTCAAGCATTTAGTTCAGACCGGTGTCATCCGCGTGTCTGAATCAACCGGCTTTCCGAAGTTTGATCTCATGCTTCTTGGTATGGGACCTGATGGTCATGTGGCGTCACTGTTCCCAGGGCATGGTCTGTGTGGTGAGGAGAAGAGATGGGTGGGGTTTGTTACTGACTCTCCGAAGCCGCCTTCTGAGAGAATCACCTTCACGTTTCCGGTTATTAACTCCTCTGCGCATGTAGCTTTAGTGGTTTGCGGTTCTGGGAAGGCTGAAGCAGTGGAGGCGGCTTTGAAGAAGACTGGGGATGTACCTGCGGGTTGTGTTTCTGCTGAGGAGGAGCTTGTTTGGTTTCTTGATAAACCGGCTTGTTCCAAGCTGTGA
- the LOC106366012 gene encoding 6-phosphogluconolactonase 3, chloroplastic-like isoform X2: MSTEKGKEEKKKVEIFDTEENLAVELAKYTADLSDKYCKEKGAFTVVVSGGSLIKSLRKLVEVGSIDWSRWHFFWVDERVVPKHHEDSNYKLAYDAFLSKVPIPPGNVYAINDSLSAEAAAEDYETCLKHLVQTGVIRVSESTGFPKFDLMLLGMGPDGHVASLFPGHGLCGEEKRWVGFVTDSPKPPSERITFTFPVINSSAHVALVVCGSGKAEAVEAALKKTGDVPAGCVSAEEELVWFLDKPACSKL; this comes from the exons ATGTCTACAGAAAAAggtaaagaagagaagaagaaagtcgAGATCTTTGACACAGAGGAGAACTTAGCGGTTGAGTTAGCCAAATACACAGCAGATCTCTCCGACAAGTACTGTAAGGAGAAAGGAGCTTTCACCGTCGTTGTCTCCGGCGGTTCCTTAATCAAATCTCTCCG GAAGCTAGTAGAGGTTGGTTCAATAGATTGGTCAAGGTGGCATTTTTTCTGGGTGGACGAGAGAGTTGTCCCTAAGCATCATGAAGACAGCAACTACAAACTTGCTTACGATGCCTTCCTCTCCAAGGTTCCCATTCCTCCTGGAAACGTATACGCAATCAATGATTCTCTCTCGGCCGAGGCAGCAGCGGAGGATTACGAGACGTGTCTCAAGCATTTAGTTCAGACCGGTGTCATCCGCGTGTCTGAATCAACCGGCTTTCCGAAGTTTGATCTCATGCTTCTTGGTATGGGACCTGATGGTCATGTGGCGTCACTGTTCCCAGGGCATGGTCTGTGTGGTGAGGAGAAGAGATGGGTGGGGTTTGTTACTGACTCTCCGAAGCCGCCTTCTGAGAGAATCACCTTCACGTTTCCGGTTATTAACTCCTCTGCGCATGTAGCTTTAGTGGTTTGCGGTTCTGGGAAGGCTGAAGCAGTGGAGGCGGCTTTGAAGAAGACTGGGGATGTACCTGCGGGTTGTGTTTCTGCTGAGGAGGAGCTTGTTTGGTTTCTTGATAAACCGGCTTGTTCCAAGCTGTGA
- the LOC106366011 gene encoding glucan endo-1,3-beta-glucosidase-like: MNYMRLSSSCSVFIYPANIITMVAFLIILSTGSGADASIGVNYGTLANNLPPPRQVAEFLLHSTVINRIRLFNADPQILQAFAHTGVAVTVTISNDQIPHLTNLSFAQRWISDHIQPHFPSTNIIRILVGNEVISTANHLLIRNLVPAMQSLHTALVSSSLHRRIQISTPHSLGILSHTTPPSSARFRQGYDTHVLKPLLSFLRTIASPFVVNPYPFFGYSPETLDFALFRPNPGLFDQDTKLHYTNMFDAQLDSVYSAMERLGFSDVAIVVGEIGWPSKGDKDQIGVDVATAAEFNRKVMDRVNSGTGTPLMPNRTFETYIFALFNENLKPGPVSERNFGLFRSDLTPVYDIGILRPTVRASDPPENNRRSPVGGSSGKRWCVTKSGAETEALQRNIDYVCGLGLDCEPIIEDGPCFLPNTVEAHSAYAMNLFYQTMGRHEFDCDFDKTGEITSIDPSYGDCQYQAEFV, translated from the exons ATGAATTACATGCGACTATCTTCCTCCTGTTCCGTGTTCATTTATCCTGCTAATATAATTACTATGGTTGCATTTCTTATCATCCTTTCAACAG GGTCAGGAGCTGACGCGAGCATTGGTGTAAACTACGGCACACTCGCGAACAACCTCCCTCCGCCGCGTCAAGTTGCCGAGTTCCTCCTCCATTCCACCGTCATCAACCGCATCCGCCTCTTCAACGCCGATCCCCAAATTCTCCAAGCCTTCGCTCACACCGGTGTTGCCGTCACCGTCACCATCTCCAACGACCAAATCCCACACCTCACCAACCTCTCCTTCGCCCAACGATGGATCTCCGACCACATCCAACCCCACTTCCCCTCCACCAACATCATCCGCATCCTCGTCGGAAACGAAGTCATCTCCACCGCCAACCACCTCCTCATCAGAAACCTTGTCCCGGCGATGCAATCACTCCACACCGCCCTCGTCTCCTCCTCCCTCCACCGTCGTATCCAAATCTCCACGCCGCATTCCTTAGGAATCCTCTCTCACACCACCCCTCCGTCTTCCGCTAGGTTCCGACAAGGCTACGACACGCATGTCCTAAAGCCTCTCCTCAGCTTCCTCCGTACTATTGCCTCACCCTTCGTCGTGAATCCTTACCCGTTCTTCGGGTACTCACCCGAGACTCTCGACTTCGCTCTGTTTAGACCTAACCCAGGCTTGTTCGATCAAGACACGAAGCTTCATTACACGAACATGTTCGACGCTCAGCTTGACTCCGTCTACTCCGCCATGGAACGACTTGGCTTCTCCGACGTCGCCATCGTCGTGGGAGAAATCGGATGGCCGTCTAAGGGAGATAAAGATCAGATCGGCGTCGACGTCGCCACCGCGGCCGAGTTTAACAGGAAAGTGATGGACCGTGTAAACTCCGGTACCGGAACGCCGCTGATGCCTAACCGGACTTTCGAGACGTACATTTTCGCGCTATTCAATGAAAATCTCAAACCGGGACCGGTTAGCGAGCGTAATTTCGGTCTTTTCCGGTCCGATTTAACACCGGTTTACGACATTGGAATCCTCCGGCCGACG GTTAGAGCCTCGGATCCACCGGAGAATAACCGGCGATCACCGGTCGGAGGATCTTCGGGGAAGCGGTGGTGCGTTACAAAGTCCGGCGCAGAGACAGAGGCTTTACAGAGGAACATAGATTACGTATGTGGATTGGGCTTAGACTGTGAGCCCATTATCGAAGATGGGCCTTGTTTTCTCCCCAACACAGTGGAAGCCCATTCAGCGTACGCCATGAACTTGTTCTACCAGACAATGGGGAGACACGAGTTCGACTGCGATTTCGATAAGACTGGAGAGATAACTTCAATTGATCCCA GCTATGGAGATTGTCAATATCAGGCTGAATTTGTATGA
- the LOC106362677 gene encoding LOW QUALITY PROTEIN: uncharacterized protein LOC106362677 (The sequence of the model RefSeq protein was modified relative to this genomic sequence to represent the inferred CDS: substituted 1 base at 1 genomic stop codon), with amino-acid sequence MTSICIYIIYGIQSQVALYNLNAEIKVIESDXTMKLVILSFLLLLPMFSSGLVETSHLGDSHYEVVTNKGRVDLEMDYEDPHPRPPRSSDPPPNPHSNKKNSTS; translated from the exons ATGACTAGTAtctgcatatatataatatatggtaTTCAAAGTCAAGTGGCGTTATATAATCTGAACGCTGAAATAAAAGTTATAGAATCTGACTAAACGATGAAGCTGGTGATCCTATCGTTCTTGCTCCTTCTCCCAATGTTTTCATCAG GGCTCGTTGAGACTTCACATCTGGGTGACAGCCACTACGAG GTTGTGACGAATAAAGGAAGGGTCGATCTTGAAATGGACTATGAGGACCCGCATCCACGTCCTCCAAGATCGTCCGACCCGCCACCTAATCCTCatagcaacaaaaaaaacagtacATCTTAA
- the LOC106364069 gene encoding calcineurin B-like protein 4 produces the protein MGCSLSKKKNAIRPPGYEDPDLLASVTPFTVAEVEALYELFKKLSSSIIDDGLIHKEEFQLALFRNRNQKNLFADRIFDVFDVKRNGVIEFGEFVRSLGVFHPNAPVHEKIKFAFNLYDLRQTGFIEREELKEMVIALLHESELVLSEDLIEVMVDKAFMEADRKKDGKIDLDEWKEFVSMNPSLIKNMTLPYLKDIKGTFPSFVSSCEDEELELQNL, from the exons ATGGGTTGCTCTCtgtcaaagaagaagaatgcaATACGACCACCGGGATATGAGGATCCTGACCTTCTTGCATCCGTTACGCCAT TTACCGTAGCAGAAGTGGAGGCTTTGTATGAACTGTTCAAGAAGCTAAGCAGCTCAATTATCGACGACGGTCTTATTCATAAG GAAGAGTTCCAGCTGGCTTTATTCAGAAATAGGAACCAGAAGAACCTTTTCGCTGATCGG atatttgatgtatttgatGTGAAGCGAAATGGAGTGATCGAATTTGGTGAATTTGTCAGGTCTTTAGGTGTCTTCCATCCAAATGCACCTGTCCATGAAAAGATCAAAT TTGCTTTCAACTTGTATGACTTAAGGCAAACTGGATTCATCGAACGAGAAGAA ttgaaaGAGATGGTAATCGCGCTTCTTCACGAATCTGAACTTGTTCTTTCCGAAGATTTGATCGAAGTAATGGTGGATAAG GCGTTTATGGAAGCTGATCGCAAGAAGGACGGGAAAATTGATCTAGATGAATGGAAAGAGTTTGTGTCCATGAATCCGTCGCTCATCAAGAACATGACTTTGCCTTATCTAAA GGACATAAAAGGGACGTTTCCAAGTTTCGTTTCATCTTGTGAAGACGAAGAATTGGAGTTGCAAAACCTATAG
- the LOC106366014 gene encoding dipeptidyl aminopeptidase 4, whose amino-acid sequence MEDVIFKVEDIVQAPLPGYVAPTAVSFSPDDSLITYLFSPEENLNRRVYAFDVNKGESSLVFSPPDGGVDESNISPEEKLRRERLRERGLGVTRYEWVKTNLKMKFIVVPLPAGVYMKDLCSSPNPELIVPSSPTSPIIDPRLSPNGLLLAYVKDSELHVLNLLKNQTQQLTNGANGSTLTHGLAEYIAQEEMDRRNGYWWSLDSKLIAYTEVDSSQIPLFRIMHQGKSSVGADAQEDHAYPFAGALNSTVRLGVVSSSGGGKTTWIDLVCGGRANNENEYLGRVSWMPGNVLTVQVLNRSQRKLKIMTFDVKTGQGKILLTEESDTWVTLHDCFTPLESGGFIWASERTGFRHLYLYNSDGTCLGGVTSGEWMVEQIAGVNESVSLVYFTATLDGPLETHLYCTKLEAKDASRSLRLTHGKGKHIVVLDHQMKNFVDVHDSVDSPPRVTLCSLSDGTVLKILYEQTSPLPLVKQLQLEAPEFVQIQANDGKTTLYGAVYKPDSSKFGPPPYKTMINVYGGPSVQLVQDSWINTVDMRTQYLRSRGVLVWKLDNRGTARRGLKFESWIKHSCGNVDAEDQVTGAKWLIHHGLAKPDHIGVYGWSYGGYLSATLLAKYPEIFRCAVSGAPVTSWDGYDTFYTEKYMDLPDDERYVKSAVMEHVGKLRDEQKLMLVHGMMDENVHFRHTGRLVNALVEAGKRYELLIFPDERHMPRKVKDRVYMEQRIWEFIDKSL is encoded by the exons ATGGAGGACGTTATTTTCAAGGTAGAAGATATTGTTCAGGCGCCTTTACCTGGCTACGTAGCTCCAACGGCAGTCAGCTTCAGCCCCGATGACTCTCTGATCACTTACTTGTTTAGCCCCGAAGAGAATTTGAATAGGAGAGTGTATGCCTTTGATGTGAACAAAGGAGAATCTAGTCTTGTGTTTAGTCCTCCTGATGGTGGAGTTGATGAGAGCAACATCTCGCCGGAGGAGAAGCTGAGAAGGGAGAGGCTGCGGGAGCGTGGCTTAGGAGTGACTCGGTATGAGTGGGTCAAGACTAACTTGAAGATGAAATTCATTGTCGTGCCTTTACCTGCTGGG GTGTATATGAAGGATCTTTGTTCATCACCAAATCCAGAGCTCATAGTTCCAAGCTCACCCACTTCTCCAATCATTGATCCTCGTCTTTCTCCCAATGGCTTACTCCTTGCATACGTAAAAGACTCCGAGTTGCATGTCCTCAATCTGTTGAAAAACCAGACTCAACAGCTAACAAACGGTGCCAATGGAAGTACTCTG ACGCATGGTCTAGCTGAGTACATAGCTCAGGAAGAGATGGACCGGAGGAACGGGTACTGGTGGTCATTAGACAGCAAGCTCATCGCCTACACAGAAGTCGACTCCTCACAGATACCGTTGTTCAGAATAATGCATCAGGGGAAGAGCTCGGTCGGCGCAGATGCGCAAGAAGACCACGCTTATCCTTTCGCAGGAGCTCTCAACTCCACGGTCCGTCTCGGCGTAGTTTCTTCATCCGGTGGCGGGAAGACAACCTGGATAGATCTCGTCTGCGGAGGAAGAGCCAATAATGAAAACGAGTATCTCGGTAGAGTCAGCTGGATGCCAGGGAACGTCCTCACGGTGCAGGTTCTTAACAGGTCGCAGAGAAAACTCAAAATCATGACCTTTGATGTAAAGACAGGTCAAGGAAAGATACTTTTAACAGAAGAGTCTGATACGTGGGTGACATTACATGACTGTTTTACCCCTCTGGAGTCAGGAGGGTTCATTTGGGCTAGCGAGAGGACTGGTTTTAGACATTTGTATCTTTATAACTCTGATGGGACTTGCCTTGGGGGCGTTACTAGCGGTGAATGGATGGTTGAGCAAATCGCAGGGGTAAATGAGTCAGTGTCTTTGGTTTATTTCACTGCAACTCTCGATGGACCGCTTGAGACTCATCTTTACTGCACAAAGCTGGAAGCTAAGGATGCGTCTCGGTCTCTGAGGCTTACTCATGGTAAAGGGAAACACATCGTTGTGCTTGATCACCAGATGAAGAACTTTGTCGACGTTCATGACTCGGTTGATTCTCCTCCACGTGTCACTCTTTGCTCATTGAGCGATGGGACTGTGCTTAAGATACTCTACGAGCAGACATCTCCGTTACCGTTAGTGAAACAGCTTCAACTTGAGGCTCCAGAGTTTGTTCAGATACAAGCTAACGATGGGAAGACGACTCTGTATGGAGCTGTTTACAAACCAGACAGCTCCAAGTTCGGTCCTCCTCCTTATAAGACGATGATCAACGTCTACGGCGGTCCTAGCGTCCAGCTGGTTCAAGATTCTTGGATCAATACGGTCGACATGAGGACGCAGTACTTGAGAAGCAGAGGCGTCTTGGTTTGGAAGCTTGATAACAGAGGAACCGCGCGGCGCGGGCTCAAGTTCGAGTCTTGGATCAAACACAGCTGCGGGAACGTTGACGCGGAGGATCAAGTAACCGGAGCCAAGTGGCTTATCCATCACGGTTTAGCTAAACCGGATCACATTGGTGTATACGGTTGGAGTTACGGCGGGTACCTCTCGGCTACGCTCTTGGCTAAGTACCCTGAGATTTTTAGATGCGCTGTCTCGGGCGCTCCTGTTACTTCTTGGGATGGGTACGACACGTTCTACACGGAGAAGTACATGGACCTTCCTGATGATGAAAGGTACGTGAAGAGCGCGGTGATGGAGCATGTGGGGAAGTTGAGGGATGAGCAGAAGCTGATGTTGGTGCATGGGATGATGGATGAGAATGTGCATTTTAGGCATACGGGTAGGCTTGTGAACGCGCTTGTTGAAGCGGGGAAGAGGTATGAGTTGTTGATATTTCCGGATGAGAGGCATATGCCGAGGAAGGTTAAGGATCGTGTTTATATGGAACAGAGGATTTGGGAGTTTATTGACAAGAGCTTGTGA